A genome region from Staphylococcus capitis subsp. capitis includes the following:
- a CDS encoding CHY zinc finger protein has protein sequence MTDIHGSVIDKETRCTHYHSFLDVIAIKFKCCDKYYPCYKCHDEHESHPIQRWTEKEFDQKVIMCGVCNHEMSIHDYMMVEVCPKCKAHFNSRCKFHYHLYFEI, from the coding sequence GTGACCGATATTCACGGTTCAGTCATTGATAAAGAGACAAGATGTACTCACTATCACTCTTTTTTAGATGTTATTGCGATAAAATTTAAATGTTGTGACAAGTACTACCCTTGTTATAAATGTCATGATGAACATGAGTCACATCCTATACAGAGATGGACTGAAAAAGAATTTGATCAAAAGGTCATTATGTGTGGTGTATGTAATCATGAAATGAGTATACACGACTACATGATGGTTGAAGTTTGCCCTAAATGTAAAGCACATTTTAATAGTAGATGTAAATTTCATTATCATTTGTATTTTGAAATATAA
- the queF gene encoding preQ(1) synthase, producing MAQGRQKDELQDITLLGNQNNTYDFNYRPDVLETFDNKHQGRDYFVKFNCPEFTSLCPITGQPDFATIYISYIPNVKMVESKSLKLYLFSFRNHGDFHEDCMNIIMNDLIELMDPHYIEVWGKFTPRGGISIDPYTNYGRPNSKYEKMAEHRLMNHDMYPEKIDNR from the coding sequence ATGGCACAAGGACGTCAAAAAGATGAACTTCAAGATATTACTTTACTAGGTAATCAAAATAATACGTATGATTTTAATTACAGACCAGATGTTCTAGAGACCTTCGATAATAAGCATCAAGGTCGTGACTATTTCGTTAAATTTAACTGTCCAGAGTTTACATCATTATGCCCTATTACAGGTCAACCAGATTTTGCTACAATTTATATTTCATATATCCCTAATGTTAAAATGGTTGAGTCTAAATCATTGAAACTCTATTTATTTAGCTTTAGAAATCATGGTGACTTCCATGAAGATTGTATGAATATCATTATGAATGATTTAATTGAACTCATGGATCCTCATTACATTGAAGTTTGGGGTAAATTCACACCTAGAGGTGGCATCTCAATTGACCCTTATACAAATTATGGTCGTCCTAATTCTAAATATGAAAAGATGGCTGAACATCGTTTGATGAATCATGATATGTATCCAGAAAAGATTGATAATCGATAA
- the nrdF gene encoding class 1b ribonucleoside-diphosphate reductase subunit beta: protein MKAVNWNTQEDMTNMFWRQNISQMWVETEFKVSKDIASWKTLTDSEKETFKKALAGLTGLDTHQADDGMPLIMLHTTDLRKKAVYSFMAMMEQIHAKSYSHIFTTLLPSSETNYLLDTWVIEEPHLKYKSDKIIDNYHKLWGKEASIFDQYIARVSSVFLETFLFYSGFYYPLYLAGQGKMTTSGEIIRKILLDESIHGVFTGLDAQSLRNELSESEKQKADQEMYKLLNELYDNEVSYTHLLYDDIGLTEDVLNYVRYNGNKALSNLGFEPYFEEREFNPIIENALDTSTKNHDFFSVKGDGYTLALNVEALRDEDFVFDE, encoded by the coding sequence ATGAAAGCGGTCAACTGGAACACCCAAGAAGATATGACGAATATGTTTTGGCGTCAAAATATCTCACAAATGTGGGTAGAAACAGAGTTTAAAGTTTCAAAAGATATAGCAAGTTGGAAAACATTGACAGATTCTGAAAAAGAAACATTTAAAAAGGCTTTAGCAGGATTAACAGGGCTAGATACGCACCAAGCAGACGATGGAATGCCTTTAATTATGTTACACACGACAGATTTAAGAAAAAAAGCTGTATACTCTTTTATGGCCATGATGGAACAAATTCACGCTAAAAGTTATTCTCATATCTTCACAACATTACTTCCATCTAGTGAAACGAACTATTTGCTAGACACATGGGTAATTGAAGAACCTCATTTAAAATACAAATCAGATAAAATTATCGACAATTATCATAAGCTTTGGGGGAAAGAAGCATCAATCTTCGACCAATATATCGCAAGAGTGTCAAGCGTATTTTTAGAAACGTTTTTATTCTATTCCGGTTTCTATTATCCTCTATATCTTGCTGGCCAAGGTAAAATGACAACTTCTGGTGAAATTATTCGTAAAATCTTATTGGATGAATCAATTCATGGGGTTTTCACTGGTTTAGATGCTCAAAGTTTACGTAATGAACTTTCAGAAAGTGAAAAGCAAAAAGCCGATCAAGAAATGTATAAGTTGTTAAATGAACTTTATGATAACGAAGTTTCATATACACATCTTCTATATGATGATATTGGGTTAACTGAAGATGTTCTAAACTATGTACGATATAATGGTAATAAAGCATTATCTAATTTAGGATTTGAACCATATTTTGAAGAACGTGAATTTAATCCTATTATCGAAAATGCTTTGGATACATCTACTAAGAACCATGACTTCTTCTCAGTAAAAGGTGATGGCTACACATTAGCATTAAATGTTGAAGCACTACGTGATGAAGACTTTGTATTCGATGAATAG
- a CDS encoding peptide MFS transporter, with product MTTNNSHEQAVQEIPQHGFFGHPRGLGVLFFVEFWERFSYYGMRAMLIFYMYFAIQDHGLGIDKTTAMSIMSVYGALIYMSSIPGGWIADRITGTRGATLIGGVLIIIGHICLSLPFAMFGLFTSMFFIIIGSGLMKPNISNIVGRLYPQNDVRMDAGFVIFYMSVNFGALVSPIILQHFINVKNFHGGFLIAAIGMALGLIWYILFNRKNLGSVGMKPTNPLSPTEKKKYSIIIAAIIAVIAIVFIISYITHTLSFDLVSNSVLVLGIALPIVYFTTMIRSKEVTDIERSRVKAFIPLFILGMLFWAIQEQGSNVLNIYGIEHSDMKLNLFGWKTNFGEAIFQSINPLFILLFAPVVSAVWQKLGKRQPSLPIKFVIGALMAGASYIMMGIIGNIYGNAHFSVNWVILSYIICVVGELCLSPTGNSAAVKLAPKAFNAQMMSLWLLTNASAQAFNGTLVKLIDPLGQTNYFIFLGVTTAIITFVILAFSPKIIKAMKGIR from the coding sequence ATGACTACAAATAATTCCCATGAACAAGCAGTTCAAGAAATACCTCAACACGGATTCTTTGGGCATCCTCGAGGTTTAGGCGTACTCTTTTTCGTAGAGTTTTGGGAGCGTTTTAGCTACTACGGTATGAGAGCGATGCTTATTTTTTATATGTACTTTGCGATTCAAGATCATGGTCTTGGAATCGATAAAACTACGGCAATGTCTATCATGTCCGTATACGGTGCATTAATATACATGTCTTCTATTCCAGGGGGTTGGATTGCTGACAGAATTACTGGGACACGTGGTGCTACTTTAATAGGTGGCGTTTTAATTATTATCGGACATATTTGTTTAAGCTTACCATTTGCAATGTTTGGGCTTTTCACTTCTATGTTCTTCATTATAATTGGTTCAGGTTTAATGAAACCTAATATTTCAAACATTGTAGGTCGATTGTATCCACAAAACGATGTGAGAATGGATGCAGGATTCGTTATTTTCTATATGTCTGTTAACTTTGGCGCACTTGTTTCACCAATTATTTTGCAACATTTCATAAACGTTAAAAACTTCCATGGCGGATTCTTAATTGCTGCTATTGGTATGGCATTAGGTTTAATTTGGTACATATTATTTAACCGTAAAAATTTGGGTAGTGTAGGTATGAAACCAACAAACCCACTCTCACCAACTGAAAAGAAAAAATATAGTATAATCATAGCGGCGATTATAGCAGTGATAGCGATAGTATTTATCATTTCTTACATTACTCACACATTATCATTCGATTTAGTTAGTAATTCAGTACTTGTTTTAGGTATTGCTTTACCAATAGTCTATTTCACTACTATGATTCGTAGTAAAGAGGTAACTGATATTGAACGTTCACGTGTGAAAGCATTTATTCCTTTATTTATTTTAGGTATGCTTTTCTGGGCAATACAAGAACAAGGCTCTAACGTATTGAATATTTACGGTATAGAACATTCAGATATGAAATTAAATTTATTTGGTTGGAAAACAAACTTCGGTGAAGCTATCTTCCAATCAATCAACCCATTATTTATCTTATTATTTGCTCCAGTAGTATCTGCAGTTTGGCAAAAACTAGGTAAACGTCAACCTAGCCTACCAATTAAATTTGTTATAGGGGCTTTAATGGCGGGCGCATCATATATCATGATGGGTATTATAGGTAATATTTATGGTAATGCACATTTCTCAGTTAACTGGGTAATTCTCTCATACATCATATGTGTAGTTGGTGAATTATGTCTCTCTCCTACTGGTAATAGTGCAGCAGTAAAGTTAGCTCCAAAAGCATTCAATGCTCAAATGATGAGTTTATGGTTATTAACAAATGCGTCTGCTCAAGCATTTAACGGTACTTTAGTTAAATTAATTGATCCATTAGGTCAAACGAATTACTTCATTTTCTTAGGTGTTACAACAGCCATAATTACATTTGTTATTCTTGCTTTCAGTCCTAAGATTATAAAAGCGATGAAGGGTATTCGTTAA
- the murB gene encoding UDP-N-acetylmuramate dehydrogenase — MFKTLNKSDILSDLKSIIPDNIIKVDEPLKRYTYTETGGEADFYLSPTKNEEVQAIVSYAYNNNIPVTYLGNGSNIIIREGGIRGIVLSLLSLDHIDVSDDAIIAGSGAAIIDVSRVARDHVLTGLEFACGIPGSIGGAVFMNAGAYGGEVKDCIDYALCVNEKGDLIKLTTEELELDYRNSIVQKKHLVVLEAAFTLMPGNLDEIQAKMDDLTERRESKQPLEYPSCGSVFQRPPGHFAGKLIQDSDLQGHRIGGVEVSKKHAGFMVNVDNGTATDYEDLIHHVQRTVKDKFDVELNTEVRIIGEHPES, encoded by the coding sequence ATGTTCAAAACGTTGAATAAAAGTGACATCTTAAGTGATTTAAAGTCGATTATTCCCGACAATATAATTAAAGTTGATGAACCTCTCAAACGTTATACATATACTGAAACTGGTGGAGAGGCTGATTTCTATTTATCCCCAACAAAAAATGAAGAAGTGCAAGCAATTGTATCTTACGCTTACAATAATAATATTCCTGTAACATACTTAGGTAATGGTTCAAATATTATCATTCGTGAAGGTGGAATAAGAGGCATAGTTCTAAGTCTACTCTCATTAGATCATATTGATGTTTCTGACGATGCAATTATCGCTGGTAGTGGCGCTGCTATTATTGATGTTTCAAGAGTGGCACGAGACCATGTTCTTACTGGTTTAGAGTTTGCTTGTGGTATCCCAGGTTCAATCGGTGGTGCTGTATTTATGAATGCTGGAGCATATGGCGGTGAAGTGAAAGATTGCATCGATTATGCCCTTTGCGTTAATGAAAAAGGCGATTTAATCAAGTTAACTACTGAAGAACTAGAGCTAGATTACAGAAATAGTATTGTTCAAAAGAAACACCTCGTTGTGCTTGAAGCAGCGTTTACTTTAATGCCAGGTAATTTAGATGAGATACAAGCTAAAATGGATGATTTAACTGAAAGAAGAGAATCAAAACAACCATTAGAATACCCTTCTTGCGGAAGTGTATTCCAAAGACCGCCGGGCCATTTCGCCGGTAAATTAATTCAAGATTCTGATTTACAAGGTCACCGTATCGGTGGTGTAGAAGTATCAAAAAAACATGCTGGCTTTATGGTTAATGTGGATAATGGTACAGCGACTGATTACGAAGATTTAATCCACCACGTACAAAGAACTGTTAAAGATAAATTTGATGTAGAACTAAATACAGAAGTACGTATTATTGGTGAACACCCTGAAAGTTAA
- a CDS encoding DMT family transporter yields MNPKVKGIIAILISAVGFSFMSVFFRLAGDLPVFQKSLARNLVAMFIPLFFIIKYKQPMFGKLSSQPLLISRSTLGLIGVLLNIYAIDHMVLSDADTLMKLNPFWTILLSLIFLHEKVRKYQISAMIIAILGMLLIVKPEFSSSVIPSIAGLFSGIFAASAYTCVRALSTREKPYTIVFYFSLFSVVVLIPFSIITFEPMTTVQVIYLLGAGLSAAVGQIGITLAYSFAPAKDISIFTYASIIFTALFGFILFGETPDMLATVGYVVIISASYYMFEKARRESNIKES; encoded by the coding sequence TTGAATCCAAAAGTAAAAGGTATTATTGCTATCTTAATTTCTGCTGTTGGATTTAGTTTTATGTCTGTATTTTTCAGACTCGCTGGAGACTTACCTGTCTTTCAAAAATCTTTAGCTAGAAATTTAGTAGCTATGTTTATACCTCTATTTTTTATTATAAAATATAAGCAACCTATGTTTGGTAAATTAAGTAGCCAGCCTTTATTGATTTCACGTTCTACCCTAGGGCTCATAGGTGTATTACTAAACATATACGCGATTGACCATATGGTACTTAGTGATGCCGACACTCTTATGAAATTGAATCCTTTTTGGACAATTCTCTTAAGTTTAATTTTTTTACACGAGAAGGTTCGTAAATATCAAATATCAGCGATGATAATAGCTATACTAGGTATGTTACTTATCGTTAAACCTGAATTTTCATCATCAGTTATTCCATCAATAGCGGGTTTATTCTCAGGTATATTCGCTGCATCAGCTTACACATGTGTTCGTGCACTTAGTACTCGTGAAAAACCTTACACAATCGTATTTTATTTTTCATTATTCTCAGTTGTTGTCTTAATACCTTTCTCAATTATTACATTTGAACCTATGACAACGGTACAGGTTATATACTTGCTTGGTGCGGGTTTATCTGCAGCTGTTGGACAAATAGGTATTACACTTGCATATAGCTTTGCACCTGCTAAAGACATTTCAATCTTCACGTATGCTTCTATTATTTTTACAGCATTATTTGGTTTTATCTTATTCGGAGAAACACCAGATATGCTGGCAACTGTAGGTTATGTAGTTATTATTAGCGCAAGTTACTATATGTTTGAAAAGGCGCGACGAGAATCAAATATAAAAGAAAGTTAA
- a CDS encoding diacylglycerol kinase family protein, with protein sequence MENKYNHGVLFYHEHSGLKDIYEGLGEVTKSLSSMCKHLSIQLSENEGDIIKYCEAIKNDKYGSEIDILFILGGDGTVNELVNGVMQHDLHLPVGIIPGGTFNDFTKTLNLDPNFKNASSQLLSAQVGSYDVMKVNDTYVLNFVGLGLIVQNAENVQEGSKDVFAKLSYIGSTVKTLMNPSKFDFELNIDGRKETGNTSMLLIANGPNIGGGRVPLTDLSPQDGKVDTFIFDDQSFSILNDIFKKRDSMNWNEITEGIDHIPGQHITLSTEPNMKVDIDGEISLETPIEIEVLPKAIQLLTFPEFGK encoded by the coding sequence ATGGAAAATAAATATAACCATGGTGTCTTGTTTTATCATGAACATAGTGGCTTAAAAGATATATATGAGGGACTTGGTGAGGTAACTAAATCACTTAGTTCAATGTGTAAGCATTTATCGATTCAATTAAGTGAAAATGAAGGCGACATTATCAAATACTGTGAAGCTATTAAAAATGACAAATATGGTTCAGAAATAGATATATTATTTATTTTAGGCGGAGATGGTACTGTTAATGAACTGGTCAACGGCGTCATGCAACATGATTTACACTTACCAGTGGGTATTATACCAGGAGGAACATTTAATGACTTTACCAAAACATTAAACTTAGATCCTAACTTTAAAAATGCAAGTTCACAATTACTTTCAGCACAAGTTGGTTCATATGATGTCATGAAAGTTAATGATACATATGTACTTAACTTTGTTGGTTTAGGGTTAATAGTTCAAAATGCTGAGAATGTACAAGAAGGTTCCAAAGATGTTTTTGCCAAGCTAAGCTATATTGGGTCAACTGTCAAAACTTTAATGAACCCTAGTAAATTCGACTTTGAGCTTAACATAGATGGAAGAAAAGAAACCGGTAATACCTCCATGCTTTTGATAGCTAATGGTCCTAATATTGGTGGCGGACGCGTTCCACTAACTGACCTTTCACCTCAAGATGGAAAGGTAGATACGTTTATATTTGATGATCAAAGTTTCAGTATTTTAAATGATATTTTCAAGAAAAGAGACAGTATGAATTGGAATGAAATTACCGAGGGGATAGACCATATTCCAGGTCAACATATTACTTTATCAACTGAACCTAACATGAAAGTTGATATAGATGGTGAGATAAGTTTAGAAACACCTATTGAAATTGAAGTTTTACCTAAAGCAATACAACTACTTACCTTCCCAGAATTTGGTAAATAA
- the nrdE gene encoding class 1b ribonucleoside-diphosphate reductase subunit alpha: protein MKTMDEKKYNHIELNNEVTKRKDNGFFDLEKDQEALKVYLKEIHDKTIYFDDEIERLHYLVDNDFYFNVFEKYSEEELREITEYAKSIHFQFASYMSASKFYKDYALKTNDKSQFLEDYNQHVAIVALYLANGDTKQAKQFISSMVEQRYQPATPTFLNAGRARRGELVSCFLLEVDDSLNSINFIDSTAKQLSKIGGGVAINLSKLRARGEAIKGIKGVAKGVLPVAKALEGGFSYADQLGQRPGAGAVYLNIFHYDVEEFLDTKKVNADEDLRLSTISTGLIVPSKFFDLAKERKDFYMFAPHTVKQEYGVTLDDIDLEKYYDDMVANPNIDKKKKDAREMLNTIAQTQLQSGYPYLMFKDNANKVHANSDIGQIKMSNLCTEIFQLQETSIINDYGTQDEIKRDISCNLGSLNIVNVMESGKFRDSVHTGMDALTVVSDEANIQNAPGVKKANSELHSVGLGVMNLHGYLAKNKIGYESEEAKDFANIFFMMMNYYSIERSMEIAKERGESYQDFDQSDYANGKYFEFYTSQEFEPQFEKVRQLFDGLDIPTSEDWKALQKEVEQYGLYHAYRLAIAPTQSISYVQNATSSVMPIVDQIERRTYGNAETFYPMPFLSPETMWYYKSAFNTDQMKLIDLVSTIQTHVDQGISTILYVNSEISTRELSRLYVYAHYKGLKSLYYTRNKLLSVEECTSCAI from the coding sequence ATGAAAACCATGGACGAGAAGAAATACAATCATATTGAACTAAATAATGAAGTAACGAAGAGAAAAGATAATGGTTTCTTTGATTTAGAAAAAGATCAGGAAGCACTAAAAGTTTATCTTAAAGAAATCCATGATAAAACAATTTATTTCGATGACGAAATTGAACGTTTACATTATCTTGTGGATAATGACTTTTATTTCAATGTATTCGAGAAATATTCAGAAGAAGAATTAAGAGAAATTACTGAGTATGCTAAGTCAATCCACTTTCAATTCGCGAGCTACATGTCTGCAAGTAAGTTCTACAAGGACTATGCTTTAAAAACAAATGATAAAAGTCAATTTTTAGAAGATTATAATCAGCATGTTGCAATTGTTGCTCTTTATTTAGCTAATGGTGATACTAAACAAGCAAAACAATTTATTTCTTCTATGGTTGAACAACGTTATCAACCAGCAACGCCTACTTTCTTAAACGCAGGACGTGCACGTCGTGGTGAACTTGTTTCATGTTTCTTATTAGAAGTTGATGATAGTTTAAATTCTATTAACTTTATTGATTCAACAGCGAAACAACTAAGTAAAATTGGTGGCGGTGTCGCTATTAATTTATCAAAACTACGTGCCCGTGGTGAGGCAATCAAAGGTATTAAAGGTGTTGCTAAAGGTGTATTACCAGTAGCTAAAGCACTTGAAGGCGGATTTAGTTATGCTGATCAATTAGGTCAAAGACCTGGTGCAGGCGCTGTATATTTAAATATTTTCCATTATGATGTAGAAGAATTTTTAGATACTAAAAAGGTAAATGCCGACGAAGATTTACGTTTATCTACGATTTCAACTGGTCTTATTGTTCCTTCTAAGTTCTTTGATTTAGCTAAAGAAAGAAAGGACTTTTATATGTTCGCCCCTCATACTGTAAAGCAAGAATACGGTGTGACATTAGATGATATTGATTTAGAAAAATATTATGATGATATGGTTGCTAATCCGAACATTGATAAGAAGAAAAAAGATGCACGTGAAATGTTAAATACAATTGCACAAACACAATTACAGTCTGGTTATCCATATCTAATGTTTAAAGATAATGCTAATAAAGTACATGCCAATTCTGATATTGGTCAAATTAAAATGAGCAACTTATGTACAGAAATTTTCCAACTACAAGAAACATCTATTATCAATGATTATGGAACACAAGATGAAATTAAACGTGATATTTCATGTAATCTAGGTTCATTAAACATCGTTAATGTCATGGAATCAGGTAAGTTCAGAGATTCTGTCCATACTGGTATGGATGCACTTACTGTTGTGAGTGATGAAGCTAATATTCAAAATGCTCCAGGTGTTAAAAAAGCTAATAGTGAATTGCACTCAGTAGGTCTAGGTGTAATGAATCTTCATGGATATTTAGCAAAGAACAAAATCGGTTATGAGTCTGAAGAGGCGAAAGACTTTGCTAATATATTCTTCATGATGATGAACTATTATTCTATAGAACGTTCAATGGAAATAGCTAAAGAACGTGGAGAAAGCTATCAAGATTTTGATCAATCAGATTATGCTAATGGCAAATACTTTGAATTCTATACTTCACAAGAATTTGAACCACAATTTGAAAAAGTTCGTCAGTTATTTGATGGTTTAGATATTCCAACTTCCGAAGATTGGAAAGCTTTACAAAAAGAAGTAGAACAATACGGTCTTTATCATGCTTACCGTTTAGCTATTGCGCCTACTCAAAGTATCTCTTACGTACAAAATGCGACAAGCTCTGTAATGCCTATTGTAGATCAAATTGAGCGTCGTACTTATGGAAATGCTGAAACGTTTTATCCAATGCCTTTCCTATCACCTGAAACAATGTGGTACTACAAATCAGCATTTAATACTGATCAAATGAAATTAATTGATTTAGTTTCAACAATTCAAACACATGTAGACCAAGGTATTTCAACAATTCTATATGTAAATTCAGAAATTTCTACACGTGAACTTTCAAGATTATATGTATACGCGCATTATAAAGGACTAAAATCACTTTATTATACACGTAACAAATTACTTAGTGTAGAAGAATGTACAAGCTGTGCAATCTAA
- the nrdI gene encoding class Ib ribonucleoside-diphosphate reductase assembly flavoprotein NrdI — protein MKVVYFSFSGNVRRFIKRAEIDDTLEITQDNCTEPVNEPYILVTGTIGFGEVPQPVQSFLEVNHAQLQAVAASGNRNWGQNFAKAGRTISEDYDVPLLMKFEVQGTNNDVIEFKDKVGNFNENHGREEIQSY, from the coding sequence ATGAAAGTAGTATATTTCTCATTTTCTGGAAATGTAAGACGTTTTATAAAGCGAGCAGAAATTGATGACACATTAGAAATTACTCAAGACAATTGTACAGAACCAGTAAATGAACCTTATATCTTAGTTACTGGCACTATTGGATTTGGAGAAGTGCCACAACCTGTTCAATCTTTTTTAGAAGTTAATCACGCTCAATTACAAGCGGTAGCTGCAAGCGGAAATCGTAATTGGGGGCAAAATTTTGCTAAAGCAGGCCGTACAATCTCAGAGGACTATGATGTTCCTCTACTTATGAAATTTGAAGTACAAGGTACGAACAATGATGTAATTGAATTTAAGGATAAGGTGGGTAATTTCAATGAAAACCATGGACGAGAAGAAATACAATCATATTGA